A region of Staphylococcus sp. IVB6181 DNA encodes the following proteins:
- a CDS encoding metal-sulfur cluster assembly factor — MEEALKDNILGALENVIDPELGIDIVNLGLIYKVNLEDDGLCKVEMTLTSMGCPLGPQIIEQIKMVLAEIPEIQDTEVNIVWNPPWNKDMMSRYAKIALGVS, encoded by the coding sequence ATGGAGGAAGCATTAAAAGATAATATTTTAGGTGCATTAGAAAACGTAATCGACCCTGAACTAGGCATTGATATCGTTAACTTAGGGTTAATCTATAAAGTTAATCTTGAAGATGACGGTTTATGTAAAGTTGAAATGACATTAACGTCAATGGGATGTCCTTTAGGACCGCAAATCATTGAACAAATCAAAATGGTGCTTGCGGAAATTCCTGAGATTCAAGATACAGAAGTTAATATCGTATGGAATCCGCCATGGAACAAAGACATGATGTCACGTTACGCTAAAATTGCATTAGGCGTGAGCTAA
- a CDS encoding MFS transporter translates to MHQFKQLSSTLKARIFCDFIFTVTSSAILPFMALYLTTMVNAVFAGTFLITTIIAGFFLAFLGGYISDHFERKKTISWIHLVLVIALAVMLLTINQHQLGLVLFCMAFFVYELLMSLESPVFEAAIMDAIPIDLRDYIFRLFYWISNVAMALGMLLGALLYEEHRHLLLGLLLVSTLLSWGAFIFFYDVQQKYAVHHDSLDSVVKKFAKGYLNVFKDKSYMMLMIGFAFVFMAEASLDSYVIVRLKETFVPVEILGIEISSVRIFTLIMIVNTITVVLLTFKVNAWVERYSKRGIFIAGIILYTAGYAWLTSSNDLLWILVFAFIATLGELVYSPIYNAERFKMTPEDQRGVYASVSGLSIRSANILARFGLILGAFLTPWMMSVFTGGVVLIGFIFMYIVLFQKQAAKQ, encoded by the coding sequence ATGCATCAATTTAAACAACTCTCTTCAACATTGAAGGCAAGAATATTTTGCGACTTTATTTTCACAGTGACCTCTTCTGCAATATTACCGTTTATGGCGCTGTATTTAACTACAATGGTCAATGCGGTGTTTGCGGGAACTTTTTTAATTACGACGATTATCGCCGGATTCTTTCTAGCATTTTTAGGCGGTTATATTTCAGATCATTTTGAACGTAAAAAGACAATCAGCTGGATTCATTTGGTTTTAGTCATTGCACTGGCGGTAATGCTGCTGACGATTAATCAGCATCAGTTAGGGCTAGTACTGTTTTGTATGGCATTCTTTGTATATGAATTATTGATGTCATTAGAATCGCCTGTATTTGAAGCAGCAATCATGGATGCAATCCCTATTGATTTGAGAGACTATATCTTTAGACTCTTTTACTGGATCAGCAATGTGGCCATGGCGTTAGGTATGCTTTTAGGGGCGTTATTATATGAAGAACATCGTCATCTGCTGCTAGGGTTGTTGCTGGTTTCAACATTATTGAGCTGGGGTGCGTTTATCTTTTTCTATGACGTGCAGCAAAAATATGCAGTGCATCATGATTCATTAGACTCAGTCGTAAAGAAATTTGCGAAAGGGTATTTGAATGTATTTAAAGATAAATCATATATGATGCTGATGATAGGTTTTGCTTTTGTCTTCATGGCAGAAGCTTCATTAGACTCTTATGTAATTGTCCGTCTGAAAGAGACATTTGTTCCTGTAGAAATACTCGGTATTGAAATCAGCAGTGTCCGTATTTTTACTTTGATTATGATTGTGAATACGATCACGGTTGTGTTGTTGACTTTCAAAGTGAATGCATGGGTGGAACGTTATTCTAAACGCGGTATTTTTATTGCGGGTATTATTTTGTATACCGCAGGTTATGCTTGGCTGACTTCATCGAACGATTTACTTTGGATTTTGGTGTTTGCTTTTATTGCGACTTTAGGAGAGCTGGTGTATTCGCCGATTTATAATGCAGAACGCTTTAAAATGACACCTGAAGACCAAAGAGGTGTCTATGCTTCAGTAAGCGGACTCTCTATAAGGAGTGCAAACATACTGGCGAGATTCGGTTTGATTCTAGGTGCTTTCTTAACTCCTTGGATGATGTCTGTGTTCACCGGGGGTGTTGTACTGATCGGATTTATATTTATGTATATCGTATTGTTTCAAAAGCAAGCAGCAAAACAATAA
- a CDS encoding beta-ketoacyl-ACP synthase III has protein sequence MNVGIKGFGTYVPEKVVDNAYFESFLETSDEWISKMTGIKERRWASEDQETSDLAYEASVKAIKDAGIEPEDIDMVIVATSTGDYPFPTVGNMLQERLGLGKVSTMDQLAACSGFMYSLITAKQYIQSGDYHNILVVGVDKLSKITDLTDRSTAILFGDGAGAAVVGEVSEGHGIISYEMGSDGRGGKYLYLNPENGKIFMNGREVFKFAVRIMPEASLNVVKKAGITPDDVDMFIPHQANIRIMESARERLGIPKEKMSVSVDRFGNTSAASIPLSIGQELENGKIKDGDVLVLVGFGGGLTWGAITLRWGK, from the coding sequence ATGAATGTGGGTATTAAAGGTTTTGGGACTTATGTTCCAGAAAAAGTAGTAGACAATGCCTATTTTGAGTCTTTTTTAGAAACATCAGATGAATGGATTTCTAAAATGACTGGTATAAAAGAACGTAGATGGGCAAGCGAAGATCAAGAAACATCTGACCTTGCGTATGAAGCTAGTGTAAAAGCAATCAAAGATGCAGGTATTGAACCTGAAGATATAGATATGGTTATTGTCGCAACTTCAACAGGAGACTATCCATTTCCTACTGTCGGCAATATGCTGCAAGAAAGATTGGGATTAGGTAAAGTTTCAACAATGGACCAATTAGCAGCATGTTCAGGATTTATGTATTCATTAATCACTGCAAAACAGTACATACAGTCAGGAGACTATCACAATATATTAGTAGTCGGCGTAGATAAACTTTCTAAGATTACGGATTTAACAGACCGTTCGACTGCCATTTTATTCGGTGATGGCGCTGGTGCTGCAGTAGTAGGTGAAGTATCTGAAGGACACGGTATTATCAGTTATGAAATGGGTTCTGACGGCAGAGGCGGAAAATATTTATATTTAAATCCAGAGAACGGCAAGATCTTTATGAACGGCCGAGAAGTCTTTAAGTTTGCGGTTCGTATTATGCCGGAAGCATCTTTGAATGTCGTTAAAAAAGCAGGTATTACTCCGGATGACGTTGATATGTTCATTCCGCATCAAGCTAACATCAGAATTATGGAATCAGCTCGTGAACGCTTAGGCATTCCAAAAGAGAAAATGAGTGTTTCAGTAGATAGATTCGGTAATACTTCAGCGGCTTCTATTCCGTTAAGTATTGGACAAGAACTCGAAAACGGCAAAATTAAAGACGGCGATGTCTTAGTATTAGTCGGTTTCGGCGGCGGCCTGACTTGGGGCGCAATCACATTAAGATGGGGAAAATAG
- the clpB gene encoding ATP-dependent chaperone ClpB, translating to MDANKMTYAVQEALQQAIQIAQAHEQQNVEIEAVLTAALKEPESLFNSVLERANIDTDALSKAYEDKLKRHATVKGDNIQYGQYIGSKTNELFNKAEAIMQEYDDDFVSMEHVLLAAMAVDDTTKQHVGNKDEVIKEIIKKIRGGNHVTSQNPEANYEALEKYGRDLVEEVRKGNMDPVIGRDEEIRNTIRILSRKTKNNPVLIGEPGVGKTAIVEGLAQRIVKKDVPESLLDKTIFELDLSALVAGAKYRGEFEERLKAVLKEIKDADGRIILFIDEIHMLVGAGKTDGAMDAGNMLKPMLARGELHCIGATTLNEYREYIEKDSALERRFQKVGVSEPDVEDTISILRGLKERYEVYHGVRIQDRALVAAAELSDRYITDRFLPDKAIDLVDQACATIRTEMGSNPTELDQVNRRVMQLEIEENALQHESDSVSQQRLKELQEELSNEKEKQAAIQSRVEQEKEKISKLQEKRAELDESRKALEDAENNYNLEKAAELQHGKIPKLQKELRELEDAFQDGQSEDSDRIIREIVTDEEIGDIVSQWTGIPVTKLVESEREKLLHLGDILHERVVGQDKAVDLVSDAVIRARAGIKDPNRPIGSFLFLGPTGVGKTELAKALASSLFDSEKHMIRIDMSEYMEKHSVSRLIGAPPGYVGHDEGGQLTEAVRRNPYSVILLDEVEKAHSDVFNVLLQLLDEGHLTDSKGRNVDFKNTIIIMTSNIGSQILLEQVKETGVITESTEKAVMNSLNQYFKPEILNRMDDIVLFRPLSINDMSMIVDKILTELNIRLLDQRISIEVSDTAKKWLGEEAYEPQFGARPLKRFVQRQIETPLARMMIKESLPEGTTITVDLDDDGLQFNVKEAQI from the coding sequence ATGGATGCAAATAAGATGACCTATGCTGTGCAAGAAGCATTGCAACAGGCAATTCAGATTGCACAAGCACATGAACAGCAAAATGTGGAAATTGAAGCGGTACTGACTGCCGCATTAAAAGAACCAGAAAGTTTATTCAATAGTGTATTAGAACGTGCAAATATTGATACAGATGCTTTATCAAAAGCGTATGAAGATAAACTAAAACGCCACGCAACAGTGAAAGGCGATAATATTCAATATGGCCAATATATCGGCAGCAAAACCAACGAACTGTTTAATAAAGCAGAAGCGATTATGCAAGAATATGATGATGACTTCGTATCAATGGAACATGTCTTATTAGCTGCTATGGCAGTCGACGATACAACTAAACAACATGTCGGAAACAAAGATGAAGTAATCAAAGAAATCATTAAGAAAATAAGAGGGGGAAATCACGTGACATCTCAAAACCCAGAAGCAAACTATGAAGCGCTTGAAAAATACGGTCGTGATTTAGTAGAAGAAGTCCGAAAAGGAAACATGGATCCTGTCATCGGACGTGACGAAGAAATTCGTAATACGATTCGTATTTTAAGCCGTAAAACTAAAAACAACCCGGTACTTATCGGTGAACCTGGTGTAGGTAAAACTGCTATTGTCGAAGGGTTGGCACAACGTATCGTTAAAAAAGACGTACCGGAATCACTGCTTGATAAAACAATCTTTGAATTAGACTTAAGTGCACTTGTGGCAGGTGCGAAATATCGCGGTGAATTCGAAGAGCGTTTGAAAGCGGTACTTAAAGAAATCAAAGATGCGGATGGCCGTATTATTCTCTTTATCGATGAAATTCATATGTTAGTCGGTGCCGGTAAAACAGACGGTGCGATGGACGCAGGCAACATGTTGAAACCTATGCTTGCACGTGGTGAATTGCATTGTATCGGTGCGACAACTTTAAATGAATATCGTGAATATATCGAAAAAGATTCCGCATTAGAACGCCGTTTCCAAAAAGTAGGTGTATCTGAACCAGATGTTGAAGATACCATTTCAATTCTGCGCGGCTTAAAAGAACGCTATGAAGTGTATCATGGTGTACGTATTCAAGACCGTGCGTTAGTTGCTGCGGCAGAACTTTCAGACCGCTATATTACGGATCGTTTCTTACCGGACAAAGCGATTGACTTAGTAGACCAAGCGTGTGCAACGATTCGTACAGAAATGGGATCTAACCCGACAGAACTTGACCAAGTGAACCGTCGTGTTATGCAGTTGGAAATTGAAGAAAATGCGTTGCAACATGAATCAGACAGTGTCAGCCAGCAACGCTTAAAAGAGCTGCAAGAAGAATTATCTAACGAAAAAGAAAAACAAGCAGCAATCCAATCACGTGTAGAACAAGAGAAAGAAAAAATCTCTAAACTCCAAGAAAAACGTGCAGAATTAGATGAAAGCCGTAAAGCATTAGAGGATGCTGAAAACAATTACAACTTAGAAAAAGCAGCTGAATTGCAACACGGTAAAATTCCTAAATTACAAAAAGAATTACGCGAATTAGAAGATGCTTTCCAAGATGGACAATCAGAAGACAGTGATCGTATTATCCGTGAAATTGTTACAGATGAAGAAATCGGAGATATTGTCAGTCAATGGACAGGTATCCCAGTGACTAAACTTGTAGAAAGCGAACGTGAAAAATTATTACACTTGGGCGATATCTTGCATGAAAGAGTCGTAGGTCAAGATAAAGCAGTGGACTTAGTATCTGATGCAGTTATTCGTGCACGCGCAGGTATTAAAGACCCTAATCGTCCAATCGGAAGCTTCTTATTCTTAGGACCTACGGGTGTAGGTAAAACAGAATTAGCTAAAGCATTAGCTTCTTCATTATTTGATTCAGAGAAACACATGATTCGTATCGACATGAGTGAATATATGGAAAAACATTCTGTCTCTCGTTTAATCGGAGCGCCTCCAGGCTATGTCGGTCATGATGAAGGCGGACAATTAACAGAAGCGGTACGCCGCAATCCTTATTCAGTAATTCTTTTAGATGAAGTTGAAAAAGCACATTCAGATGTCTTTAACGTATTGCTTCAATTGTTGGATGAAGGTCATTTAACAGACTCTAAAGGCCGCAATGTAGATTTCAAAAACACAATTATTATCATGACAAGCAACATCGGTTCTCAAATCTTGTTAGAACAAGTGAAAGAAACAGGTGTCATTACTGAATCAACAGAAAAAGCAGTGATGAACAGCTTAAATCAATACTTCAAACCAGAAATTCTGAACCGTATGGATGATATTGTATTATTCCGTCCATTATCTATTAATGATATGAGTATGATTGTAGATAAAATTTTAACAGAATTGAATATTCGATTATTAGATCAACGTATTTCAATCGAAGTATCAGATACAGCGAAAAAATGGTTAGGCGAAGAAGCTTATGAACCGCAATTCGGTGCACGACCATTAAAACGTTTTGTACAACGTCAAATTGAAACACCGCTTGCACGCATGATGATTAAAGAATCATTACCTGAAGGTACTACAATTACTGTAGATTTAGATGATGACGGTTTGCAATTCAATGTTAAAGAAGCACAAATTTAA
- a CDS encoding acyltransferase family protein → MSNLKRSSSKNSTSPAKPKKMNYMPGLDGLRAIAVIGIIIYHLNKQWLSGGFLGVDTFFVISGYLITSLLLIEYKQTGTISLKRFWYRRVKRLIPAMLFVVSVTTILTLLFQREEIVKVKHDAIAAIFYVSNWWYIAKDVNYFDQFSFEPLKHLWSLAIEEQFYLFFPLVLILLLAKIKKHKQVVLIFWIVSLASLLAMVVIAQPDMNFSRVYFGTDTRLQTLLLGVILAFFWPPNRLKKDPPLAVRSAVDIMGTLALIILLGLFVVVEDQSYWIYNGGFYLISGITLFLIASVVHPSGLLARFMGNPVFVYIGQRSYSLYLWHFPVTVLIHRHFVAGQIPAWVYIVDVLLTLGMAEFSYRYVETPFRKQGFKMLSLKAKSKRVLVRWICLLVITIPFAVILAGVFDHYGKDKTEDKATQFNTNEIDKFVVRPVPYGKMDFLGNGGGKQQEEQLDVYTDVKPLLIGDSVMVDIGERFKEQVPNSVIDGKVGRNMFQAKPLINEKYSHYNQKGDNVIIELGTNGDFNKEQLDDVIASFGKANVYLVNTRVPRSYEGHVNQLMKEAAKEHKNVKLVDWYKRSAGHSEYFAPDGIHLEYPGVKALSDEIIKTMGLDKKDK, encoded by the coding sequence ATGAGTAATTTGAAACGAAGTTCATCTAAGAACAGCACGTCACCTGCGAAACCGAAAAAAATGAACTATATGCCTGGCCTTGATGGATTACGAGCTATAGCAGTCATCGGGATAATCATTTACCATTTGAACAAACAATGGTTATCTGGCGGATTTCTTGGTGTAGATACGTTCTTTGTTATTTCAGGATATTTGATCACAAGTCTCTTATTAATTGAGTATAAGCAAACAGGTACAATCAGTTTAAAGCGTTTCTGGTATAGACGTGTAAAACGTCTGATTCCAGCTATGTTGTTTGTGGTGAGTGTCACAACAATATTAACGCTGCTGTTCCAACGAGAAGAAATTGTGAAAGTGAAACACGATGCGATTGCGGCCATTTTCTATGTATCTAACTGGTGGTATATCGCAAAAGATGTGAATTACTTTGATCAGTTTTCATTTGAACCTTTAAAACATTTATGGTCATTAGCGATTGAAGAACAATTCTACTTGTTCTTCCCGTTAGTACTTATATTATTGTTGGCAAAAATTAAAAAACATAAACAAGTGGTATTAATCTTTTGGATTGTATCATTAGCATCATTATTAGCAATGGTAGTGATTGCACAACCCGACATGAACTTCTCACGTGTTTATTTCGGTACGGATACACGTTTGCAGACATTGCTTTTGGGTGTCATTTTAGCATTCTTCTGGCCGCCGAACAGATTGAAAAAAGATCCGCCGCTTGCGGTACGTTCGGCAGTAGATATTATGGGAACGTTAGCTTTAATTATTCTGCTTGGTCTGTTTGTCGTAGTTGAAGACCAAAGCTATTGGATTTACAATGGCGGATTCTATTTAATCTCAGGAATTACATTGTTCCTTATCGCAAGTGTTGTACATCCAAGCGGTTTATTAGCACGATTTATGGGCAACCCGGTATTTGTTTATATCGGACAGCGTTCATACAGTTTATATCTTTGGCATTTCCCAGTCACTGTCTTGATACATCGCCATTTTGTGGCAGGTCAAATTCCGGCATGGGTATACATTGTGGACGTTCTGCTTACATTAGGTATGGCAGAGTTCTCTTATCGATATGTTGAAACTCCATTTAGAAAACAAGGCTTCAAAATGCTGTCATTGAAAGCAAAATCAAAACGTGTCTTGGTTCGCTGGATTTGCTTGCTGGTGATTACTATTCCGTTTGCTGTTATATTGGCTGGAGTATTTGATCACTACGGTAAAGATAAAACAGAGGATAAAGCGACACAATTCAATACGAATGAAATCGATAAGTTTGTTGTGCGCCCAGTGCCTTATGGCAAAATGGACTTCCTCGGCAATGGCGGCGGCAAGCAGCAAGAAGAACAACTTGATGTCTATACAGATGTCAAGCCATTATTAATCGGTGATTCTGTAATGGTTGATATCGGCGAAAGATTTAAAGAACAAGTTCCGAATTCCGTGATTGACGGTAAAGTCGGACGTAATATGTTCCAAGCCAAACCGCTTATCAATGAAAAGTACAGTCACTATAATCAAAAAGGCGACAATGTCATTATTGAATTAGGTACAAACGGCGACTTTAATAAAGAACAATTAGATGATGTCATTGCTTCATTCGGCAAAGCTAATGTTTATTTAGTCAATACACGTGTACCGCGTTCATATGAAGGACATGTCAACCAATTGATGAAAGAAGCCGCAAAAGAACATAAAAATGTTAAGTTAGTCGATTGGTATAAACGCTCTGCAGGCCATTCTGAATACTTTGCACCAGATGGTATCCACTTAGAATATCCGGGTGTTAAAGCTTTATCAGATGAAATTATCAAAACAATGGGTCTGGATAAAAAAGATAAATAA
- the fabF gene encoding beta-ketoacyl-ACP synthase II, which yields MSKEQRVVITGVGALSPLGNDANTSWENALKGVNGIDEITRIDTSDYNVHLGGELKDFNIEDYIDRKEARRMDRFTQYAVVAAREAVQDAKLDIDDTNADRIGVWIGSGIGGMETFEVAHSQLLNRGPRRVSPFFVPMLIPDMATGQVSIDLGAKGPNGSTVTACATGTNSIGEAFKIIQRGDADAMVTGGSEAPITHMAIAGFSASRALSTNDDKETACRPFQEGRDGFVMGEGAGILVIESLESAKARGANIYAEIVGYGSTGDAYHITAPAPEGEGGSRAMKAAMDDAGIEPKDVQYLNAHGTSTPVGDLNEVLAIKNTFGDAAKTLKVSSTKSMTGHLLGATGGLEAIFSALSIRDSKVAPTIHAVTPDPECDLDFVPNEAQDLEITYAMSNSLGFGGHNAVLVLKKFED from the coding sequence ATGAGCAAAGAGCAACGCGTTGTAATTACAGGAGTTGGCGCATTATCTCCACTAGGTAATGATGCAAATACGTCATGGGAAAACGCTTTAAAAGGTGTTAATGGAATTGATGAGATCACTCGTATTGACACATCTGATTACAATGTACATTTAGGCGGAGAATTAAAAGACTTCAATATTGAAGATTATATTGATAGAAAAGAAGCACGTCGTATGGACCGTTTCACACAATATGCAGTCGTTGCTGCACGTGAAGCTGTTCAAGACGCAAAATTAGATATTGACGACACGAATGCGGATAGAATCGGTGTTTGGATCGGTTCAGGTATTGGCGGTATGGAAACATTCGAAGTTGCCCACAGTCAATTGCTTAATCGCGGACCGCGTCGTGTCAGTCCTTTCTTCGTACCAATGTTGATTCCTGACATGGCAACTGGACAAGTATCTATTGATTTAGGTGCTAAAGGACCTAACGGTTCTACAGTTACTGCTTGTGCAACAGGTACTAACTCAATCGGAGAAGCTTTCAAAATCATCCAACGCGGCGATGCAGATGCGATGGTTACAGGCGGCAGTGAAGCACCGATTACACACATGGCAATTGCTGGATTCAGCGCAAGCCGTGCTTTATCTACAAATGATGATAAAGAAACAGCATGCCGACCATTCCAAGAAGGCCGCGACGGCTTTGTAATGGGTGAAGGTGCAGGTATTTTAGTGATTGAATCATTAGAATCCGCAAAAGCACGCGGTGCCAATATCTATGCAGAAATCGTAGGTTACGGTTCTACAGGCGACGCTTATCATATCACAGCACCAGCGCCAGAAGGCGAAGGCGGCTCTCGTGCAATGAAAGCAGCTATGGATGATGCAGGCATTGAACCAAAAGACGTTCAATACTTGAACGCGCATGGTACAAGTACACCTGTCGGCGACTTGAACGAAGTATTAGCCATCAAAAATACATTTGGCGATGCAGCGAAAACTCTAAAAGTCAGCTCAACTAAATCAATGACAGGTCACTTATTAGGTGCAACAGGCGGTTTAGAAGCTATTTTCTCAGCACTTTCTATCCGCGACAGCAAAGTCGCACCGACAATTCATGCCGTAACACCAGACCCTGAATGTGATTTAGACTTCGTACCAAACGAAGCGCAAGATCTAGAAATCACATATGCTATGAGCAACAGCTTAGGTTTCGGCGGTCATAACGCGGTATTAGTATTGAAAAAATTCGAAGACTAA
- a CDS encoding Cof-type HAD-IIB family hydrolase — protein sequence MEPYLICLDLDGTLLNDEKNISPYTFKVLQTLKAQGHHIMIATGRPFRASRPYYEQLGLTTPIVNFNGAFVHNPTDSDFPITHETLDPDLASSIIESLRTMQVKNIIAEVKDHVYIDTYDEHLFEGFSMGNPKIETGDIVSQLNEAPTSILIEADEHMIPRVKQMLSRFYAESIEHRRWGAPFPVIEIVKRGISKARGIDSVTEVLGVDRNHIIAFGDEDNDTEMIKYAKHGIAMENSLNELKYIANEVTYSNNNDGIGRYLNDFFSLNIPYQSNANVHSY from the coding sequence ATGGAACCTTATTTAATTTGTTTGGATTTAGACGGAACATTATTGAATGACGAGAAAAACATTTCACCTTATACATTTAAAGTTTTACAAACACTCAAAGCACAAGGCCACCACATCATGATTGCGACAGGCAGACCTTTCAGAGCCAGCCGTCCTTATTATGAGCAATTAGGATTGACAACACCGATTGTCAATTTTAACGGCGCATTTGTTCATAATCCGACGGATTCAGATTTCCCAATCACGCATGAAACTTTGGATCCTGATTTAGCTTCAAGCATTATTGAATCGTTACGTACGATGCAAGTTAAAAATATTATCGCTGAAGTAAAAGATCATGTGTATATCGATACTTATGATGAACACCTATTTGAAGGTTTCTCGATGGGGAATCCGAAAATCGAAACAGGCGACATTGTCAGCCAGCTGAATGAAGCACCGACTTCAATCTTGATTGAAGCTGATGAACATATGATTCCAAGAGTAAAACAAATGTTATCACGCTTCTATGCTGAAAGTATCGAACACCGCCGCTGGGGCGCACCTTTCCCTGTTATCGAAATTGTAAAACGGGGTATAAGCAAAGCAAGAGGTATTGATAGTGTGACAGAAGTACTCGGTGTCGACCGTAACCACATTATCGCTTTCGGTGATGAAGATAACGATACTGAAATGATTAAGTATGCCAAACACGGTATTGCGATGGAAAACAGCTTGAACGAGCTGAAATATATCGCAAACGAAGTCACATACTCTAATAACAATGACGGTATCGGACGTTATTTAAATGACTTTTTCAGTCTCAATATTCCTTATCAATCCAATGCCAATGTGCATTCTTACTAA
- a CDS encoding YjzD family protein, which produces MRYIMVLFWSILLLEMVNFVLNSLAGGGPLNMILPLVLAVIFTIVVVILDALMKPIKQSAASEDNHH; this is translated from the coding sequence ATGAGATACATTATGGTACTATTCTGGTCTATTTTGCTGCTAGAAATGGTTAACTTCGTATTAAACAGTTTAGCCGGCGGCGGTCCGTTAAATATGATTCTTCCATTAGTATTAGCGGTAATTTTTACAATTGTTGTCGTTATCTTAGATGCTCTTATGAAACCGATTAAACAATCTGCAGCATCGGAAGATAACCATCATTAA
- the opp3b gene encoding oligopeptide ABC transporter permease, translating into MLRYILKRFGYMLVSLFIIMTITFFLMKLMPGSPFNDAKLSADQKEILNETYGLNDPVIVQYLHYLKNVVTGDFGVSFQYHNQPVWDLIQPRLIPSMEMGFAAMVIGIILGLILGVAAATKQNTWVDYSATVISVIAVSVPSFVLAVLLQYVFSVRLRWFPVAGWEGISTAVLPSLALSAGVLATVARYIRAEMIEVLSSDYILLARAKGNSMMRVLFGHALRNALIPVITIIVPMLAGILTGTLTIENIFGVPGLGDQFVRSIQTNDFSVIMATTLLFSTLFIVSIFIVDILYGIIDPRIRVQGGKK; encoded by the coding sequence ATGCTTAGATATATACTCAAGCGTTTTGGGTACATGCTTGTTTCTCTATTCATTATCATGACCATCACTTTCTTCTTAATGAAATTGATGCCGGGTTCACCGTTTAATGATGCGAAACTGAGCGCAGACCAAAAGGAGATTTTGAACGAAACTTATGGTCTGAATGATCCGGTCATCGTGCAATATCTGCATTACCTTAAAAACGTTGTCACAGGAGACTTTGGGGTGTCATTCCAATATCATAACCAGCCTGTGTGGGATTTAATTCAGCCGAGATTGATTCCATCGATGGAGATGGGCTTTGCGGCTATGGTTATCGGTATTATTCTAGGTTTGATTTTAGGGGTTGCGGCAGCAACTAAACAAAATACATGGGTGGACTATTCAGCAACTGTAATTTCAGTTATCGCAGTTTCAGTACCATCATTCGTATTAGCAGTATTATTACAATATGTTTTCTCTGTAAGATTAAGATGGTTCCCGGTAGCTGGTTGGGAAGGTATTTCCACAGCAGTCTTACCGTCACTCGCACTTTCAGCAGGAGTACTTGCGACAGTCGCACGATACATACGAGCGGAAATGATCGAAGTGCTGAGTTCGGACTACATCTTGCTTGCAAGAGCTAAAGGGAATTCGATGATGCGTGTATTATTCGGACATGCATTACGAAACGCGTTAATTCCAGTTATCACTATCATCGTACCGATGTTAGCGGGGATTTTAACAGGGACATTAACAATCGAAAATATTTTCGGGGTTCCAGGACTAGGGGATCAATTCGTAAGATCGATTCAAACGAATGACTTCTCTGTCATTATGGCAACCACACTTTTATTCAGTACGTTATTCATCGTATCGATTTTCATTGTAGATATTCTCTACGGTATTATCGATCCGCGTATTAGAGTACAAGGAGGTAAGAAATAA
- a CDS encoding DUF3899 domain-containing protein, which produces MRKHFQWLFWVLISPLLSLVIWLFREHTWSGFVDVFFVVSMLLFITGFIFVLVQDGIFDATSYGFRRIRYQMSSAKHRKAHVDDEFINPKKVKRDVYIVEKWTIYMTLVNVIFVILSLLAIFTF; this is translated from the coding sequence ATGCGTAAACATTTTCAGTGGCTTTTTTGGGTACTCATTTCTCCCCTTTTAAGCTTGGTCATTTGGCTTTTCAGAGAACATACTTGGAGCGGCTTTGTGGATGTCTTTTTTGTAGTCAGCATGCTGCTGTTTATTACAGGCTTTATCTTTGTACTGGTTCAAGACGGTATCTTTGATGCGACAAGCTATGGATTCAGACGCATCCGTTATCAAATGTCGAGTGCTAAACATCGTAAAGCACATGTCGATGACGAATTCATCAACCCTAAAAAAGTTAAACGAGACGTATACATCGTAGAAAAGTGGACAATTTATATGACACTCGTCAATGTCATCTTTGTTATTTTATCTTTATTAGCCATCTTTACGTTTTAA